The DNA region GCTCGAGAAATGAGGTTATTGCATCTACGCGTTGTGTTAATAAAATATTAGGTCTCGTTTACTTTCTGAAAACATTTCAAGTTTTCATTTTCTAAGATTTATGTTCATTTTGAATTGCCAGTAAGGAGATGGAAGGCTCATGTAGTGAACAATTGTAATAGAGGGAAGATTAAAGACAAACCAGGAAGAATTCATTTTAATAAACAATGAAAATACTGTTTTTTTTATAAATGCtacatttgttttcaaaattgtaaaagagaatggtgaagaaaATGTTAGATCTATATTCTCTTTTGTTTATTAGTTGAAGTGAAAATGAAAACATGAAAGTATACGGGCCCTTAGATGTGTGCTAAGAACTTCTATAAAAGTGTGCTAATTGCGGATTTTGATTTCTTTGAGCTTTAGGTACCAAGTATTTCATGATGTGTGTGCCAAACACCAGATTGGAGTGTTGCTTCTTGCACATCATGCTGATGACCAGGTTTAATTGGCAATAAATTATGTtcaaattatattttttattccTCCATATAATTTTTGATGAGTTGCATATGTTATGCGGAGAAGTTTTTGAAATAGTTTAGGCCCTTTTGGTCATaactattttaaaaaaaattgaattttagAGTGGGAAATGACTAAATGttgcattttattttcttgtcAGTTGATTGCAAAATTGAAAGCTTGTTCAAGATGTTAGTTAGACATGTAATGATTGCTGAGAAATGATGCAGGCCGAGTTATTTATTTTAAGGCTTTCTCGAAATAGTGGTGTGCTTGGACTTGCAGGCACACCTTTCACCTCCCAGATTTTCCCTATGCATACGCATTCGTACGGTGAAGTTCCGGCAAATCAAGGCATCCTTCTTGTGCGTCCGCTTCTGGAATTTTCAAAGAAAGATATGTACCAGGTTGGTACTAgatatttgtttattttagtGTTGTCAAATAACAACTATAGTGTGGCATAATTTGAACAAATCACAATTATTCTGCGATACGCTATTTAGTATAAAGTATTATCAAATAGCAGCTATAGCGGAACTATAGAACTTTAGCATAGCAGAATTTGAACAAACTTCTATGTTGTGCGACCCACAATTGATCACTGACTTATTTATTCATTGTTCATTTTCCCTCTTCTACCATTGGATTATTAACTTGATAATTTAACCGTCTTTCTTTATCTTCGCAGATATGTCAAGGTGGTACTGAAGAGTGGGTAGAAGACCCAACAAATCAAAGCATGTTGTTCACCCGCAATAGAATACGAATGGCACTGAATCACTTGTCATCTTGTAAGTTGTGTTGATGAGTATTATGATTCCGttaatagtattttaaataaTCGTTTAGTTCTTCCGACCAACGTTCTTTTCCGAGTTGTTCAAATGACAGTTTCTTACATTTTCAGTAGCATTCAAGCATGAACTCCAAGGAGTGATTTCTGCATGTCGAAAAACACGCGCGTATGTCGATCAAGTTTGCCATAGCTTGATACATCATGCTGTGGTTATCAATGATGTGAGTATCACTTAACTACTTGTTCCATTCATTGCCAATTTTTATATCATTCCATTCTATGGCATTCACTCTCGTCCTGATTCTGTGATTGCGATTATATTTGCAGCATGGATATGCCACTATTGATTTACAGATTCTTTGTCCTTTAAAAATTGAGGACATATGCTTGATGAAATTTCTTTCCTTGGTCTTGCAGGTACTTCTGATCTGACATATGAATATTTGTATGTGATTTTCTTCTAATCATAATAATGTTTAAAACTTCTATTTTTTCAGTTTATATCCCAAAGACAGAGGCAAATAAGAGGTAGTGCTTTGAAATTGCTAATGGACTACATACGTACTTTTCCATGCAAGGTAATTCTCCTTACATGACATTGCTTTGGTCTTAAGTTAATCATTCAATTTTATCAAACATTGTCTTAGCTGCATATACGTCTGAAAACTATGTAGCACCGGCACCTATGATTGAAGGCGGGTGTTTGACACGCGTCAACTTCCGACACCGATGCATGTGATTATATTTAATAACTTCCATTTTCTTAAATTATTATCCGTGTTAGTGTCGTGTCTGGTGCCAATGACAGTACGAATGTTTCATAGTCTGGAAGAGATTATCTCAGACTATGCTGATTCTTTAACCTTTCTTTTTTGCTGACATATCAGTGTTTTAGCTATAAATATTTGAATAATTTAAAATTTTTTTTGCTATTCTTTTTTCCCTCAATAATGTTGTAGAAGTCGATTACCGCCGCTGGTTGTTACCTTTGTCCGGATCCTGGTTCTAGAGGGTCCAGAGTCCTGGTTTGCTGTTCTTTTGACTTTGCTTTGCCTTTAAAGATGGAATTTTTCGAGATGCACTCTTTCGGACAACAAGAGTTTCGTGTTATCAATGAGTTGGGGAAGATTATAGAGGATGGAAAATCATATGCAAATCACTTGGTTCTAGATTCATCAGATATCCACTTTTTGGATGCGAATCATGAATCAGTTCTGGATGAAGCTAAAAGGCTAAACATAATCAGTGAATCAACCTACAGCAGCATTCGAGGACTCCAGAAACAGGAAACTGATCGCTTCAGGTCTAAAGTTGGAGCCGTTTCTGACTTTACATCAAAGCACGAAGTTGAAGTTGTTACCCCTTTTGGCAAATCACTTCAGCCGGGGAAGTCCTGTTACTTCATGGATCGATTCATTCTAATTTGGAAGTTGAATGATAAAATGGATACCGACGTGGTTTCTGGTTTAGTTGATTTTGACATGGATTTTAGCGGAGATTCACAAAACTTTTGTTGCTCGTCTTGTGTAATTGGTCATGATCAAGTTCTTGAAGTGCGGCACATGATTGAATCCGATTGGCTGTATCTTGCTGAGTTATCCAAGTATTCTTTATCGAACAATTTCACAGAATATGAGGTTATGTCAGCTAATGGAAACGTGAAGACGATGGAGAAAACAGCTCCGTATTTGCACTATGCCAGTTTATCAGCAAAAAAGGCTCTAGTTTTGTTAAAATCTATCCCAGTTGCTGCAAGGAAAAGCTTACCTGTTCTGATCAATCAAGACGGAAAATTAATAAGCATTCCAGTGAGTTAACCTCTTATGTATAAGTTGACTTATTATAGCTTATCTACTAACACAAACAGTTGCGAAACTGTTTGAGAGAGCTTATCAAATATCTCCATAAACTATTTTCGACTTATTTTCATAAGCTATTTAGAATAACTTATAAAAATAGCTTATAgtttattgaatttttttttctttagTTCAGCTCTTGTCATTTGGAATCTGACTAAGTGATTATACTTTCCTTCATTTTTCAGAGTGTCAATTTCAGGCAATGCTCTTGTTTGTCGGTGCATGTAGAATTTAGGCCAAAAGTTCCACTTGGGGGAGGTCACAGGTCATTCATTTAGAAAAATAGAGACATAACACTAAATATCATGATTACAAGGATATTCTGGTGGTTTGAAGTGAGAGAAATTATTGAAACCATCTTTGACACCACACATTTCAAGTCAACCGAAAAGGGCACATCGAAATGGAAGAATGTTGTAGCACAGGCCACCAGTGTCGACAAATTGCCTGTTGCGCTCTCTGATAGCGATTACTGACAGAGTGGTAAAAGGGGAGATGGAGATTTCTTAAGTGATCATCATGGAAGATGCTTAACAAATTCTGCAAGGAATTTGAGTTGGTTTTTGTTCTATGTTCTTCATATATTTAAGCTCTTAGAGATAGAGGTGGATGCTCAAGTTGTGGCAAATGTCTTCAACCACCCATAAAGTTCTCTACTTCTAATCTTATTATGGAGTCAATAACTTCTTATAGCATCAGAGTTGATTTGTTTTATCCATATACTGATGTTTTACACCGTGGGGTCTGTTTTACCTTTCCCGTCTCCAAACCTGGCTCCCTAATATAATACCCCTGATCCACAATGGGGATTAATAATTGAATATGGAACTCGTTTTTAACGAGTTTGGATATTTTAGTTCCGCCCCCAAACCTAGAATTTGTccaaattttgaaaattttcaaatatatattttaaataataaattatagATCAATAATTTAAAAGTGTGTTTGGATGGAGTATTTTAAGGAGGGAAAATAATTTTTGAGGGAATTTGACATGACTTGATCAAAATTCATTGTTTGTATCAATAATATGGATAATTGTTAAAATGATGTAAATTTATGGAGTATTTTATTCATGTTAAATGTAAGGAATTTAAAATGACATTAAAAAGTAAAAAATTTCAACTTGCTTATTCATTTTATATAATGGAATCTTAAATTATTTATTActaatttttaaattttttcatGACAGTCTTCATATTTTATGAAAATTTCAAATTCATCtctaaattttttaaaaattgtaaataagtctctaataatttttaaattttacAAATTGATCCCTTCATATTTTCTAAAATTGCAAATTGGTCTctatttttcataatttaaatttggcccaaatattttaaaatttataaaaatgaCTCTAAATTTTTTAACAATGAAGCATTTTAATACCCCATACAAAAAAAAAAGACTTTAGAAATGAATGAATTTCaattgaattaattgaattgcttagaattttgaattttttaaaaatatctAATTACCTCATCCAAATACACTCTAAGAATGTGTTTGGATAAGAAATTTAGTGAAGGAAAGTAATTTTTTGAAGAAATTTAAAATGACTAAAATCCATTGTTTGGATAAAAAATATGGAGAATTGTTAAAATGATGtaaatttataaatattttatttaagtTAATTTTAAGGAATTTCAAATGACATCAATTAGTAAAAAGTTTGAAATTGCTCTCTCAATCTATAGAATGCaaatattaaattatttattataaatttttcaaaatttgttaGATGATCCTCGTATATTTTAAAAATTTCAAATTCACCTCTAAAATTTTCAAAAAGTTGTAAACAAATCCCTAATGATTTTCAAATTTTACAAATTAGTCtctttaaaatttcaaaaattgtAGATTGAATCCctattttttatattttaaatttgaCTCGAAAGTCTTAAAATTTATGAAAATGACCCCATAAATTTAACAATGAATCATATTAATACTCTATcaaaataaaagaatttaaaaatgaatGGATTTCAATTGAATAATTTAAATTGCTTAGAATTTTAAATtgtttattattaatttttaaaatttgtAAAATGGTCCTTatattttatgaaaaatttaaaTATATCCCCAAAATTTTCAAAAGATTGCAAATAAGTCCTTAAAAAATTTAAACTTTTTAAATTAGTcatttcaaaattttcaaaaattgCAAATTTGTCCATATTTCTCATATTTTAAATTTGGCCCAATTCTTTTAAAAATTTATGAAAATGACCCCCAAATTTAACAATGAATCATTTTAATATTCAATCTAAATAAAAGAGTTTAAAAATGAATGGATTTCAATTGAATCATTTAAATTGCTTAGAatttcaaataccttaaaaattCTTAATTACCCTATTTAATGTGTTTGGATAAAGCATTTTAATGAGAAAAAAAAATCTTTTGAGAGAATTTTAAATGACATCAACCAATTGTACTTGTGGAGGAACATAAGTTGGTGCAATATTACTTGTAAGATGTCCCAAATGTAGGGACACTCCATTTCAATATGATTGATTTACTCATGAAAAATGGACTACTTTACATCAAGAAGCATTGCTTTAGTCACAATGGAGTTTCAAATGTCGAGGATGTGAAATATCATGAGTGAAAAGAAGACCTTTTAGTTCTCACATTATAGTTGTAACGAAACAATAATCGACCTCGACAAAAGAACAATATACCATTTGTTGTTTCTTTGTCTTTGACGAATTTAGAGAGGATTCAAGTAAAACATACCATCCAAAAGAGATATATGTGTTAGAGGACAACCAACCCAATTAGAATCACACAAACCAGATAATTGTAACTCATAATCGGTTAGTTATTTTGTTGGTCTACCACCTCTCCAATCAGACAAGCCTCGTTCACTACATTGACTAGCCTCGCTCACCATTCTTCCCTTCATTTATTGGTCTGCCACCTCTCCAATCGAGATAACAAACGAGCCTCGTTCACTACATTGACTAGCCTCGTTCACCACTTTTTCCTTCATTTTTTGGTCTGCCACCTCTTTAATCGGGATAATAAACAAGCCTCATTCACCACTTTTCCCTTCATTTGTTGGTCTGCCACCACTCCAATCAGGATAACAAACAGGTTGAAAACAATTTCTCGCGCATCATGTTTTGATAATTTCCTGCTCGATGACAATGAGTATAACACATAATTTTTTAAACATATTTTGTTGGATCATTGGAGAAGAAAACCAATGGGATACTTCACGTACACATTATGCATATCCATCTAGTGTAATTCCCAATCTCGTGTGGCTTCTACGACTAACAATGTACATACCGTAACCATTTTCACAAAAGGTGCAAAAGGATATTTGTACACTCCTTTCCTTTTAATGGTTTTCAAGAATCAATAATCATGCTACCATTTATACTTCCATCAAATTCCATCAAATTAATGCTTTATTTTGTACATGGGTGACAATTCTTGTTACCATAGTGTCTTTAAACACAAATGAGAAGGGTGAGTTGtgataaaaaaaatttaaaaaatttgaaCAAATTACAACTCTTTTTTTAGATTGATTTTAAGAAAAAAGTATAAGACAATTAGAGAAGAAAAATATGTAACATTAGAGTAAAATATGAGCACTTCTTAACGTATTCTATATGTTTATAATGTACCATACAATTTTCTAAAAATTCTCCTAatttttggagatgcatctccgaacgTATCTCTTACATACTCAACAAAGGTCATTCTGAGAGGCGCCCTACAAATTAAGTTATTTTTATTCTAGAGATGTATCTCCGAACGCACCTCTTACATACTCAATAAAGGTCATTCTAAGAGGCGTCCTACAAGTTGAGTTATTTTTATTCCAGAGACGCATCTCTAAAACATTTTAAGAAATACCTTATTTATTTACCAGTTCAGTAGAAATTCTGGAGATTCATCTCCGAATTATGGGCAGGATTGTGAAATTTGCTGTCACCTTTGCATGTCAGATAGTTCCGAAAATGCATCTCCAAAAATATCTGATAAAAGAAGCAATTGCATGATCACACATCCATTGTTGTCATAATTGGTTTTCAATCAAACCATTCACAAAAAAACCCTCTATTCCCAATCTATTTTTCACTCCAAATCTCCATTCTTTTGGTTCATCACATCATAGGAAGCAAAAGAAGATAGAATTTCAAGTAAAAATCCTTCATTTGCCTCTACATTGCTCACATTAATCATGCTTTTTTTTTCTGGAAAAAAGAGCGTCGTGTCCGAAAACGTATCTTCGGGATATGTATGAACTTGTCCAGAGATACATCTTCGGAAGTTGTCTGTGTTTGATTTCCAGTTTTGTCTTCACCAGTAGCGCTTACATGCTGTTATATTGTAATTGTTTTCATTAGATATGATGCACCCCCGATATTTTCTCAAAACAAGTTGTTTCTCCGGATGTTCAAGGTGTTGTCGTGAAGGCGGTAGATGTTGGCAAACAATTTAAAAACAAGCAAGAATTTGAATCTCGTGATCAAATGCTTCAATGGATTCGTATGGAGGCCTCTAAACTTGGATTTAATGTGTTTATTGAAAAGTTCGATAATGGTTCAGATAGAAGATGCACTTTTGTGACAATGACGTGCGAAAGAAAAGGGGAATATAGAACTCCTCTCTATAATTTTAAAAGAGACGATACTGATTCTAGAAAATGTAGTGTCCGTTCAAAGTGCGTGGTTACATGTTGGCAAACAAAAATGGGAGATTTAATGTGATATGTGATTTGCATAACCATGATTTGTTTGAAAAATTAGTCGGCCATCCTAGTGTGTGTCAAATCATACTGGAAGAGAAGGAACGTGTTGCTGACATGACCTTGAATTCGATTCAACCAAAAAATATACTTGCAACATTGAAACGGAAACGACCCGAAAATATATAAAATATCAAGAAAGTGTATAATATTCGGTAGCTAACTAACAAAGCGCTTATGTGGGATAGAAATGAGATGCAACAACTCTTGAAGTTGTTGGATGATAATATTTACGTGTCTAGGCACTGAATGCGTGAGGACAGAGTTACTGTTAGAAATATAATTTGGACTCATCATGATTCTATAAAGTTGTTCAACACGTTTCCTACCGTGCTCATACTTGATTGAACCTACCAGACCAACAAGTATAGACTTCCATTATTGGAGATGGTTGGTGTTACCTCAACTGAGAAGACATATTCTGTTGGGTTTGTATTTCTTGAGTTTGAAAAAGAGGACAACTTTACTTGGGCGTTAGAGGTGTGTCAGACACTATTGAAGGATCAAGGTGAGATGCCTAAATCAATTGTTACCGACTGCAATACCGCATTAATGACTTTAGTTGCAAAGATATTTCCTTCTTCTAATGCATTACTTTGTAGGTATCGCATAACAAAAAATGTGGGAAGTCAGGTTAAACCCGCGGTAGGGAAGAAACAAATAGAGTCCGAAGATGGAAAAATAGTGAAGGTAAGTGTGGCTGTGAAAAAAATAATGGATGCCTGGAATCGTATAATAAACTCTTCCACAAAAGAACTATATGTCGATTCCGTTATACATTTCaggaaagtgtgtgaaaagtaTCCAAATTTGTTGAAATATGTTGAAAATACAATTCTTGACCAGGTGGAGGAGAAAAAAATTTGTGCATGGATTGATAATGTTAGACACCTTATAAATACAACAAATAACAGAGTTGAGTCTGCCCATGTTACTTTGAAAATTTGATTGGGAAATAGTAAGGGTGATTTGTGTATAGACTAGGACTCCGTGAACCACATGATTCAAAACCAACATAATGAGATACAAATATCATTTGGTCGGAGCATCACAATTTTGGAACACAGATTTAAAGACAACACTAT from Lathyrus oleraceus cultivar Zhongwan6 chromosome 1, CAAS_Psat_ZW6_1.0, whole genome shotgun sequence includes:
- the LOC127116698 gene encoding uncharacterized protein LOC127116698 isoform X1, which gives rise to MARGLILSSPATLLTANSLFPSSKSFNLSPFSYLLHHRYTPKSSSVSSSSVCSSTSQQCSIDISKYRQPFSNRMDMAGIKPHHRIALGVSGGPDSIALCVLTAGWKTAGVNSVGTDHSGFIDGLLAIIVDHGLRAESKDEANVVRNRVSEMGIRCEIASCDWPSGKPKQGQLQEAAREMRYQVFHDVCAKHQIGVLLLAHHADDQAELFILRLSRNSGVLGLAGTPFTSQIFPMHTHSYGEVPANQGILLVRPLLEFSKKDMYQICQGGTEEWVEDPTNQSMLFTRNRIRMALNHLSSLAFKHELQGVISACRKTRAYVDQVCHSLIHHAVVINDHGYATIDLQILCPLKIEDICLMKFLSLVLQFISQRQRQIRGSALKLLMDYIRTFPCKKSITAAGCYLCPDPGSRGSRVLVCCSFDFALPLKMEFFEMHSFGQQEFRVINELGKIIEDGKSYANHLVLDSSDIHFLDANHESVLDEAKRLNIISESTYSSIRGLQKQETDRFRSKVGAVSDFTSKHEVEVVTPFGKSLQPGKSCYFMDRFILIWKLNDKMDTDVVSGLVDFDMDFSGDSQNFCCSSCVIGHDQVLEVRHMIESDWLYLAELSKYSLSNNFTEYEVMSANGNVKTMEKTAPYLHYASLSAKKALVLLKSIPVAARKSLPVLINQDGKLISIPSVNFRQCSCLSVHVEFRPKVPLGGGHRSFI
- the LOC127116698 gene encoding uncharacterized protein LOC127116698 isoform X3; its protein translation is MARGLILSSPATLLTANSLFPSSKSFNLSPFSYLLHHRYTPKSSSVSSSSVCSSTSQQCSIDISKYRQPFSNRMDMAGIKPHHRIALGVSGGPDSIALCVLTAGWKTAGVNSVGTDHSGFIDGLLAIIVDHGLRAESKDEANVVRNRVSEMGIRCEIASCDWPSGKPKQGQLQEAAREMRYQVFHDVCAKHQIGVLLLAHHADDQAELFILRLSRNSGVLGLAGTPFTSQIFPMHTHSYGEVPANQGILLVRPLLEFSKKDMYQICQGGTEEWVEDPTNQSMLFTRNRIRMALNHLSSLAFKHELQGVISACRKTRAYVDQVCHSLIHHAVVINDHGYATIDLQILCPLKIEDICLMKFLSLVLQFISQRQRQIRGSALKLLMDYIRTFPCKMEFFEMHSFGQQEFRVINELGKIIEDGKSYANHLVLDSSDIHFLDANHESVLDEAKRLNIISESTYSSIRGLQKQETDRFRSKVGAVSDFTSKHEVEVVTPFGKSLQPGKSCYFMDRFILIWKLNDKMDTDVVSGLVDFDMDFSGDSQNFCCSSCVIGHDQVLEVRHMIESDWLYLAELSKYSLSNNFTEYEVMSANGNVKTMEKTAPYLHYASLSAKKALVLLKSIPVAARKSLPVLINQDGKLISIPSVNFRQCSCLSVHVEFRPKVPLGGGHRSFI
- the LOC127116698 gene encoding uncharacterized protein LOC127116698 isoform X2 gives rise to the protein MARGLILSSPATLLTANSLFPSSKSFNLSPFSYLLHHRYTPKSSSVSSSSVCSSTSQQCSIDISKYRQPFSNRMDMAGIKPHHRIALGVSGGPDSIALCVLTAGWKTAGVNSVGTDHSGFIDGLLAIIVDHGLRAESKDEANVVRNRVSEMGIRCEIASCDWPSGKPKQGQLQEAAREMRYQVFHDVCAKHQIGVLLLAHHADDQAELFILRLSRNSGVLGLAGTPFTSQIFPMHTHSYGEVPANQGILLVRPLLEFSKKDMYQICQGGTEEWVEDPTNQSMLFTRNRIRMALNHLSSSFKHELQGVISACRKTRAYVDQVCHSLIHHAVVINDHGYATIDLQILCPLKIEDICLMKFLSLVLQFISQRQRQIRGSALKLLMDYIRTFPCKKSITAAGCYLCPDPGSRGSRVLVCCSFDFALPLKMEFFEMHSFGQQEFRVINELGKIIEDGKSYANHLVLDSSDIHFLDANHESVLDEAKRLNIISESTYSSIRGLQKQETDRFRSKVGAVSDFTSKHEVEVVTPFGKSLQPGKSCYFMDRFILIWKLNDKMDTDVVSGLVDFDMDFSGDSQNFCCSSCVIGHDQVLEVRHMIESDWLYLAELSKYSLSNNFTEYEVMSANGNVKTMEKTAPYLHYASLSAKKALVLLKSIPVAARKSLPVLINQDGKLISIPSVNFRQCSCLSVHVEFRPKVPLGGGHRSFI